The Cicer arietinum cultivar CDC Frontier isolate Library 1 chromosome 1, Cicar.CDCFrontier_v2.0, whole genome shotgun sequence genome contains the following window.
CGAGGTGTTGCGTAAGGATCGTGAATCCCCGTGACGTTTATTTGACCGAATTCGTTAATACTAACGATTACTTGAGGTTGAAGAGAATTCGTGGACGTCATTTCACCTTTGATGCTTGCTTTCCTGATTCAGCTACTCAACAGGAAGTTTATTCCACATCGTGAGTTCTCTTCTCTATACCACGACATTCACATTCTCTTCATTCATAATTTTCCTAAATTTGGCTTTCCTATAAATATAGTAtatcattattaaattaaatatgtctTATTGGATTCTCTTCCAATATTGGGTTTTTATATGGAAACTTTTTTTCAAACTCTTTTTGGTAAAATAtcatgataattattttattccatTCTATTTTAATCTTATGAAGTTTTATCAGTGCTTTCGCAtcataatgttattatttggtGTATGGTTTTTAAACTTGTTTACATTGCATTTTCAGAACCTCAGAACTTGTGGAAGGAGTTCTACAAGGGAGGAATGGGACAGTTTTCTGTTATGGTGCCACTGGAGCTGGAAAAACTTACACAATGCTTGGTACAGTGGAGAGCCCTGGGGTGATGGTGTTGGCAATTAAGGATCTTTTCCGTAAAATCAAGACGAGAAGTTGTGATGGAAACCATGCTGTTCATCTGTCCTATCTTGAGGTTTATAATGAAACTGTAAGAGATTTGATTTCACCTGGAAGATCTCTGGTTTTGAGAGAAGATAAACAGGTCCACTTTCTTatcttaattgtaattttaaaagaaaattagcCATGTTCAAGAGAAATGTTACTGATAATTTTTGCATGTTATGGTACCTGTCACTACATACATGACTTTGAAATAAATTGAATGATTTTTCAATAGTATATCTTGATGCAAGTACATAGGTACAATCAATTTACACagatatgataatattttgataagcATTCAAAGTTCATGTATACTGAGTCACATGATGCGGCCGCTGCAACCCCCATCAAGCTGTAATTGTAGATTGCATTGTTTTGCATTAGGCCACAATAACTGCATTTCAACCACAACTGCGGCAATACATCAGCATGGGAAATTTAATACATTTAGCTCATGTTTACTAGTATGTTTTTTAGGGGCCATCTATACTACTAGGTGAAAGGAATAAGAACTTATTTTTCCTTGTAGGCATTAATACTTAACTCATTAGTCTTAATGAGGAACCTTGTAGTTTAATTTGAATACCTgctgattaatattatttgaattctTCACCTACTAGCCCCTCCAGCCAgattaaatatatgaaaaatgaatttttgtttgttgtgaAGAGTTCTTGTTTTCGCTGCATCCCATTAAATCACAATCTGATCGTCCCTTGTCTAACTATATTTTAGGGGATTGTGGCAGCTGGTCTTACACAATACAGAGTTTACTCTATTGATGAAGTAATACTTTGAACCATTCTGGTATATTGGAAGACTGCTGTAtgaattttttgagtttttatttgCTTTTGCTGCTTCAGGTGATGACATTGCTTCAGCAAGGAAATCGTAACAGAACTACAGAACCAACTCGTGCAAATGAAACATCTTCACGTTCCCATGCTGTCTTGCAGGTACTCTTTTGAAGGTTGTTTACAGAAAATGATGCAAAAACCCTTATATGCTGTGATTGTGACTTGTGCTTAGTTTATTTGTTACATATAGGTTGTTGTTGAATACCAAGTTAGAGATGCTGCAATGAATATTATTAATAGTGTGGGAAAGCTCTCGTTGGTTGATCTTGCAGGGTCAGAGAGAGCTCTTGCCACAGATCAAAGAACACTTAGATCTCTTGAGGGTGCCAACATTAACCGATCTCTTCTTGCACTAAGCTGCTGCATTAATGCTCTTGTAGATGGAAAGAAGCATATACCATACCGAAATTCAAAATTAACTCAGCTTCTCAAAGATTCACTAGGAGGAACATGCAGCACTGTCATGATTGCTAACATAAGCCCGAGTAACCTCTCATCTGGTGAAACTCAAAACACCCTTCATTGGGCTGATAGAGCCAAGGAGATTCGAACAAAGGTTGAATcctctaaccatttcaaaatttCACTGACAAAATAGTATGAGTATTTTCTAAATGTTTTGTCATAAATCGTCAtgtgtattaatattttggtttatggAGTGATAACAAATAGGTTTTTATCCTTTGATAATGTTCACATTTTTTTTCGTTTGGAATTTTTCATCTTCTGTCAAATATATCACTCCGTTGATTTTGAATAATGAAACTGAAATCTGTTAGACATGGATGCAGGCAAATGATGCAAATGAAGATCTATTTCCAGTAACTGAAACAGGAACAGACCAGGCCAAGCTGGTACTTGAGCTGCAGAAGGAGAATCGTGAAATGCGAATGCAGCTAGCACGGCAACAACAAAAGCTTTTGACACTCGAAGCACAGTCCTTAGCAGCATATTCCTGCTCAACACCACCATCCGTTTCATCTCTTCTTTCGACTCCTCCAACTCCTGTTCAACCAAATGAAAAGCGATGGACCAGATCCTCTTTCTTCACTGCAATTTATCTCACTCCAGAGACCAAGTGCAACGGTGAGAAGATAGGCATCACTGTCAGAACACTTAATCAAAATGTAAAATCCCTTGAGTCAGAGATAGAGAGAATGGAAAAGGACCACTCTTTGCTGATAAAGCAGAAAGATGATGTTATTTGCGGGCTTTCACAAAAAAGTCGGAAAACAGCAGCAACAACAGAGAAAGTGGTAACCAGGTCTAGCATACTGACAAAGAGTGCACGTCATTTTTTTCAATCACCACTACCAATGGCCATGAAACGAAGCTTTTGTGGATTAAGTGGGAGAAAAACTAGAACTCATGTCATGTCTGAACCTACTGCACATTCATCCACGCTTCTTCAGCGGTAGGACCAGATGGTTGCTTTTGGAGACAACTACTTagtgattattttatttcttattgtattcgttcattcatttttttgtgatttgatttgagttggAATATTAACATTTCATCTCATCAATTTCAATATGATTATCAGTTTGGAGAATCTTatacaatatattattattattgttattatttgtttaaaccAAAATTAGCTAACTCCACGAGGAACTCTCGATCGAATTACTTGgtttaataattcaatataaacgATGAATTTTACTATCAAATCTTAAAATCAAAAGTTTTTCTTTTGTAGatcaactctataaatatttttaaaattttaaaactattgaatgtttttaaataatttcaaatgaacgtataataaagttttaaatacttaataattcaatataaacgATGAATTTTACTATCAAATCTTAAAATCAAAAGTTTTTCTTTTGTAGatcaactctataaatatttttaaaattttaaaactattgaatgtttttaaataatttcaaatgaacgtataataaagttttaaatacttaataattcaatataaacgA
Protein-coding sequences here:
- the LOC101508275 gene encoding kinesin-like protein KIN-8A isoform X1, whose protein sequence is MDSLIDQPKTPQLYEQIARNVSMPVSTRSQTMNDSNPHQSLKKKLKPLTLVFKQKNLLPPKNPSSKNRVVARKLSLPETEKTGNRVTVFVRVRPISKKEKEAGSRCCVRIVNPRDVYLTEFVNTNDYLRLKRIRGRHFTFDACFPDSATQQEVYSTSTSELVEGVLQGRNGTVFCYGATGAGKTYTMLGTVESPGVMVLAIKDLFRKIKTRSCDGNHAVHLSYLEVYNETVRDLISPGRSLVLREDKQGIVAAGLTQYRVYSIDEVMTLLQQGNRNRTTEPTRANETSSRSHAVLQVVVEYQVRDAAMNIINSVGKLSLVDLAGSERALATDQRTLRSLEGANINRSLLALSCCINALVDGKKHIPYRNSKLTQLLKDSLGGTCSTVMIANISPSNLSSGETQNTLHWADRAKEIRTKANDANEDLFPVTETGTDQAKLVLELQKENREMRMQLARQQQKLLTLEAQSLAAYSCSTPPSVSSLLSTPPTPVQPNEKRWTRSSFFTAIYLTPETKCNGEKIGITVRTLNQNVKSLESEIERMEKDHSLLIKQKDDVICGLSQKSRKTAATTEKVVTRSSILTKSARHFFQSPLPMAMKRSFCGLSGRKTRTHVMSEPTAHSSTLLQR
- the LOC101508275 gene encoding kinesin-like protein KIN-8A isoform X2, whose protein sequence is MDSLIDQPKTPQLYEQIARNVSMPVSTRSQTMNDSNPHQSLKKKLKPLTLVFKQKNLLPPKNPSSKNRVVARKLSLPETEKTGNRVTVFVRVRPISKKEKEAGSRCCVRIVNPRDVYLTEFVNTNDYLRLKRIRGRHFTFDACFPDSATQQEVYSTSTSELVEGVLQGRNGTVFCYGATGAGKTYTMLGTVESPGVMVLAIKDLFRKIKTRSCDGNHAVHLSYLEVYNETVRDLISPGRSLVLREDKQVMTLLQQGNRNRTTEPTRANETSSRSHAVLQVVVEYQVRDAAMNIINSVGKLSLVDLAGSERALATDQRTLRSLEGANINRSLLALSCCINALVDGKKHIPYRNSKLTQLLKDSLGGTCSTVMIANISPSNLSSGETQNTLHWADRAKEIRTKANDANEDLFPVTETGTDQAKLVLELQKENREMRMQLARQQQKLLTLEAQSLAAYSCSTPPSVSSLLSTPPTPVQPNEKRWTRSSFFTAIYLTPETKCNGEKIGITVRTLNQNVKSLESEIERMEKDHSLLIKQKDDVICGLSQKSRKTAATTEKVVTRSSILTKSARHFFQSPLPMAMKRSFCGLSGRKTRTHVMSEPTAHSSTLLQR
- the LOC101508275 gene encoding kinesin-like protein KIN-8A isoform X3, with product MDSLIDQPKTPQLYEQIARNVSMPVSTRSQTMNDSNPHQSLKKKLKPLTLVFKQKNLLPPKNPSSKNRVVARKLSLPETEKTGNRVTVFVRVRPISKKEKEAGSRCCVRIVNPRDVYLTEFVNTNDYLRLKRIRGRHFTFDACFPDSATQQEVYSTSTSELVEGVLQGRNGTVFCYGATGAGKTYTMLGTVESPGVMVLAIKDLFRKIKTRSCDGNHAVHLSYLEVYNETVRDLISPGRSLVLREDKQGIVAAGLTQYRVYSIDEVMTLLQQGNRNRTTEPTRANETSSRSHAVLQANDANEDLFPVTETGTDQAKLVLELQKENREMRMQLARQQQKLLTLEAQSLAAYSCSTPPSVSSLLSTPPTPVQPNEKRWTRSSFFTAIYLTPETKCNGEKIGITVRTLNQNVKSLESEIERMEKDHSLLIKQKDDVICGLSQKSRKTAATTEKVVTRSSILTKSARHFFQSPLPMAMKRSFCGLSGRKTRTHVMSEPTAHSSTLLQR